Proteins found in one Magnetofaba australis IT-1 genomic segment:
- a CDS encoding methyl-accepting chemotaxis protein: protein MKGLSLRAQIMLSLGAVLTVTVVVLTTVMLNSANSLIEENERERLENIYAAVNAALDDQERSAIVMSQLVARIPAVTQAMADNDREPLKALFAEGFPKMKEEYGVRQFQFHKAPAFSFLRVHKLQKFGDDLSSFRHTVVKTNTEKVPVSGLERGVAGIGIRGVAPIFHNREHVGSVEFGLSFKKSFFDALKKEYHVDFHLKLPKDGKFETYAATLDPKFTLDNEHTQEVLDGEKLIHPGETDNGPVVIYAAPIQDYSGKAMGVLEIIADRSKTESMLAQTVWTIIVLGVLFILVGLVIAYIIARRVHRSLGCEPANIAYIASEVADGNIHVDTSHFNPENVGAYLAIRKMINTLNKLWLSMSITAQSTMAVVDEMVGTRDSLNKDADESEKLSMQVIEDNDRLDRESQNLTESIHKTKEHFLQVSEAADTLSRDVKLIAQQAEMASGNVNTMASAAEQMAANLSQVKSNLQNVTEAIHGVNNAVGQMKTSQSQVLQMAQQANAISNETNTQVQQAITQIDNLNVSANEIGKVVNIINNIASQTNMLALNASIEAAGAGEAGKGFAVVANEVKELASQTSEATQMIAKQIGAIQNDTKQVVASIHEVTETIGKVIESNRSISDSTEAQGALVENILQAAQDVSNATDEVSHNATELSTASDEVARAALEAANGTNAIAEATDGMNQKAQLVAEQSKTANEQAQSMDVSSQEILSASVAVQKKMIDVISLMGFLHGTIRHQNQLTQVIEESATRLNSIAQEMSGSGQSAFDLRTVKQAHLAWLGKLEQVIVGRLELSPDGVTDHHGCAFGQWCDSGAPEELKALPNFQKMYATHAKVHEVAREVVNLVDQNQADEAKVMMSRFQKIREQLFNELDDLYYDIESVVQ from the coding sequence ATGAAAGGTTTGAGTCTACGCGCACAAATAATGTTGAGCTTGGGCGCTGTTCTCACGGTCACCGTCGTCGTTCTCACAACTGTGATGCTGAACTCCGCCAACTCGTTGATTGAGGAAAACGAGCGCGAGCGGTTGGAAAACATCTACGCTGCAGTCAACGCCGCCCTGGATGACCAGGAGCGTTCCGCCATTGTCATGAGCCAGTTGGTTGCGCGGATTCCAGCCGTAACACAAGCCATGGCGGACAATGATCGGGAGCCGCTCAAAGCCCTGTTCGCTGAAGGGTTCCCCAAGATGAAGGAGGAGTATGGCGTTCGCCAATTCCAATTTCACAAAGCCCCGGCCTTCTCCTTCTTGCGCGTACACAAACTCCAAAAGTTTGGCGATGATCTCTCCAGCTTCCGCCATACCGTGGTCAAAACCAATACGGAGAAGGTCCCTGTCAGCGGCCTGGAGCGCGGGGTCGCGGGCATTGGCATCCGTGGCGTAGCGCCGATTTTCCACAACCGTGAGCATGTGGGCTCAGTGGAGTTTGGCCTGAGCTTCAAGAAGTCCTTCTTTGATGCGCTGAAAAAAGAGTACCACGTCGATTTCCATCTCAAACTCCCAAAAGATGGCAAGTTCGAGACCTACGCCGCCACCCTCGACCCCAAATTCACCCTGGATAATGAACATACCCAGGAGGTGCTGGATGGGGAAAAACTGATCCACCCGGGTGAAACCGATAACGGGCCCGTCGTGATCTACGCCGCGCCAATTCAGGACTACTCCGGCAAAGCCATGGGCGTTTTGGAGATTATTGCCGATCGCTCCAAGACCGAAAGCATGCTGGCGCAAACCGTCTGGACCATCATTGTTTTGGGCGTATTGTTCATCCTGGTTGGGCTCGTCATCGCCTACATCATCGCGCGGCGCGTGCATCGCTCGCTGGGGTGTGAACCTGCGAATATCGCCTACATCGCCTCGGAAGTGGCCGATGGCAATATTCATGTCGATACGTCGCACTTCAACCCGGAGAATGTTGGCGCGTATTTGGCCATCCGGAAGATGATCAACACGCTCAACAAGTTGTGGTTGAGCATGTCGATTACGGCGCAAAGCACCATGGCGGTGGTCGATGAGATGGTGGGCACCCGCGACAGCCTCAACAAAGACGCCGATGAGAGCGAAAAGCTCTCGATGCAGGTTATTGAAGACAATGACCGCCTGGACCGAGAATCGCAAAACCTCACGGAAAGCATTCATAAAACCAAAGAGCACTTTCTCCAGGTATCTGAAGCCGCCGACACGCTCTCACGGGACGTCAAGCTCATCGCCCAACAGGCGGAGATGGCCAGCGGCAACGTCAACACCATGGCCTCCGCCGCCGAACAGATGGCCGCGAACTTGAGCCAGGTGAAAAGCAATCTGCAAAACGTGACCGAGGCGATTCACGGCGTCAACAATGCGGTTGGCCAGATGAAAACCTCCCAGAGCCAAGTGCTGCAGATGGCGCAACAAGCCAACGCCATCTCCAATGAGACCAACACGCAAGTCCAACAGGCGATTACGCAAATTGACAATCTCAACGTCTCCGCCAATGAGATCGGCAAGGTGGTCAACATCATCAACAACATCGCCAGTCAAACCAATATGCTGGCCCTCAACGCCTCCATCGAAGCCGCCGGAGCGGGCGAAGCGGGCAAGGGCTTTGCCGTAGTGGCCAATGAAGTCAAGGAGTTGGCCAGTCAAACCAGCGAAGCAACGCAGATGATCGCCAAGCAGATTGGCGCCATCCAAAATGACACCAAACAGGTGGTCGCCTCCATCCATGAGGTGACGGAGACCATTGGCAAAGTCATTGAGTCCAACCGCAGCATCAGCGACTCCACTGAAGCCCAGGGCGCGTTGGTGGAGAACATTCTGCAAGCCGCTCAGGATGTCTCCAACGCCACCGATGAGGTGAGCCATAACGCCACGGAATTGAGCACCGCTTCCGACGAAGTGGCGCGCGCGGCGCTGGAAGCGGCCAACGGCACCAACGCCATCGCTGAAGCCACCGACGGCATGAACCAAAAAGCGCAACTCGTTGCAGAACAAAGCAAAACAGCAAACGAACAAGCGCAGAGCATGGATGTCTCCTCCCAGGAGATTCTCTCGGCATCGGTGGCGGTGCAGAAGAAGATGATTGACGTGATCAGCCTCATGGGCTTCCTACACGGCACCATTCGCCACCAGAATCAGCTCACCCAGGTCATCGAGGAGAGCGCCACGCGCTTGAACTCAATTGCCCAGGAGATGTCCGGGAGCGGCCAGAGCGCGTTTGACCTGCGTACGGTGAAACAGGCCCACCTCGCGTGGCTGGGCAAGCTGGAGCAGGTAATTGTTGGACGTCTGGAGCTCTCGCCTGATGGCGTCACCGACCACCATGGCTGCGCTTTCGGCCAGTGGTGTGACTCCGGCGCGCCGGAAGAACTCAAGGCGCTGCCAAACTTCCAGAAAATGTACGCCACCCACGCCAAAGTGCACGAAGTGGCGCGTGAAGTGGTCAACCTGGTAGATCAAAACCAGGCGGACGAAGCCAAAGTCATGATGAGTCGATTCCAGAAGATTCGGGAGCAGCTGTTCAATGAGCTCGACGATCTGTACTACGATATTGAGAGTGTGGTGCAGTAA
- a CDS encoding LysE family translocator has translation MTVAFLLAALVVVLIPGTGVIYTLSQGVFRGRRAALIAAVGCTLGIVPHLLATLMGLAVVMHASALLFQTMKWLGIAYLLYMAWGLWRAGGQIAMTQPKSHSARRIIVDGVLLNLLNPKLTIFFLAFLPQFTPASHPHPLWHMTGLALTFMALTWAVFSVYGLLAASLRARVLSSPRLVRRIQRSFALAFAGFGLKLALTEQR, from the coding sequence ATGACCGTCGCCTTTCTTCTGGCCGCCCTGGTGGTGGTGCTGATCCCCGGAACCGGGGTGATCTATACCCTCTCCCAAGGGGTGTTTCGAGGGCGACGCGCCGCCCTGATCGCCGCCGTGGGGTGTACGCTGGGCATTGTGCCGCATCTGCTGGCGACTCTGATGGGCTTGGCGGTGGTGATGCACGCCAGCGCACTGCTGTTTCAGACCATGAAATGGCTGGGCATCGCCTATCTGCTCTATATGGCGTGGGGCCTGTGGCGCGCGGGCGGTCAGATCGCCATGACGCAGCCCAAGTCTCACAGCGCCCGGCGCATCATTGTCGATGGCGTGCTGCTCAATCTGCTCAATCCCAAGCTGACCATCTTCTTCCTGGCCTTCCTGCCGCAATTCACTCCGGCGAGTCATCCGCATCCGCTGTGGCATATGACCGGCTTGGCGCTGACGTTCATGGCGCTCACCTGGGCGGTGTTTTCCGTGTATGGGCTGCTGGCGGCGTCGTTGCGGGCGCGTGTGCTTTCATCGCCACGACTGGTGCGCCGTATTCAACGCTCCTTTGCCCTGGCTTTCGCCGGCTTCGGGCTCAAGTTGGCGCTCACTGAGCAGCGTTGA
- a CDS encoding IS481 family transposase — MEIRLHANATTTPKIRKQIQESTLPNSHLAAQFGVTVDTIRRWKGRNDTQDHSHTPHHLPTTLTPEQEIVAVELRRTFLLPLDDLLIVMREFVNSDVSRSGLDRCLRRHKVSRLRDLIPQPEGEKKPVKTFKDYEPGYIHVDYKYLPQMPDESSRRYLFVAIDRASRWVYLELCPDKSAKTATGFLKRLTAKVPFKIVKLLSDNDKCFTDRFSAEGERQPTGKHLFDVECARHGIEHRLIKPRTPQTNGMVERFNGRIADILTTTRFDSRQDLAATLTRYAWLYNQQIPQKALNHKTPVATLKAWQLTHPHLFHKQVRNHPGPNTNGSLASCIMPVVLSPFVLATFCA; from the coding sequence ATGGAAATCCGTCTGCACGCCAACGCCACCACGACGCCGAAGATCCGCAAACAGATTCAGGAGTCTACCCTGCCCAATAGCCATCTGGCGGCACAGTTTGGCGTTACTGTGGACACCATTCGACGCTGGAAGGGACGTAACGATACCCAAGACCATTCCCATACGCCACATCATCTGCCCACGACGTTGACGCCTGAGCAGGAAATTGTGGCGGTGGAGTTGCGCCGGACGTTCCTTTTGCCCCTGGACGACCTACTGATTGTGATGCGCGAGTTCGTCAATTCCGATGTCAGCCGCTCCGGTCTGGACCGCTGTCTACGTCGCCACAAGGTCTCCCGTCTACGCGATCTGATCCCTCAACCGGAAGGCGAAAAGAAGCCGGTCAAAACCTTCAAGGACTACGAGCCTGGCTATATTCACGTCGACTACAAATACCTGCCTCAAATGCCTGATGAATCCTCACGGCGCTATCTGTTCGTGGCCATCGACCGCGCCAGCCGCTGGGTCTATCTGGAGTTGTGCCCGGACAAGTCCGCCAAGACCGCGACTGGATTCCTCAAACGCCTGACGGCCAAAGTTCCTTTTAAGATCGTCAAGTTGCTGTCCGACAACGACAAATGCTTCACGGATCGCTTCAGCGCCGAGGGCGAGCGCCAGCCTACTGGCAAGCATCTGTTTGATGTGGAATGCGCGCGCCATGGTATCGAACACCGGCTCATCAAACCGCGTACACCTCAGACCAACGGCATGGTCGAACGTTTCAATGGCCGCATTGCCGATATCCTGACCACCACACGCTTTGATTCACGCCAAGATCTGGCTGCAACACTGACTCGATATGCGTGGCTCTACAATCAGCAGATCCCGCAAAAAGCCTTGAATCACAAAACGCCAGTCGCCACTCTGAAAGCTTGGCAATTAACTCATCCGCACTTATTCCATAAACAGGTCAGGAATCATCCGGGACCCAACACAAATGGATCTTTGGCAAGTTGCATCATGCCGGTGGTGTTGTCTCCTTTTGTTCTCGCTACATTTTGCGCATAG
- a CDS encoding hybrid sensor histidine kinase/response regulator — translation MPHRPFKPLWRSLTFRIVLIVMLFAASLAAALHISLQNSLAWYLQSNIAQDLKRLADDAHLISDAGLEELLRGGGSDNPIKARIARAKTAGQIDNFMRQRSLMWLLYAEDKLFFRSPDLAPQQIPSSWRSVQLEEPIPISFAQRQLFLYRFTFDPWNWEIILIKDRNEYDALLSHLDHTKRIIALLLLLSTLLLFVVLQRVIRKPVNAIIHDLNRGRRPDYVGIYEFQFLAEHISGIIRNLQDKTFEAESANQAKSAFLAKMSHEIRTPLNAILGMGELLADSPLNEEQRRHLTVLNNASDGLMALINDLLDLSKIEAGQLTLAEEPFELPPLLTSVLSLFETSCQEKGLLLDISINPTTPQWVVGDAQRLRQVLLNLLGNAVKFTTKGYVRLKVAPWEESQIFFEVSDSGIGITEQELTRIFLPFRQADDSITRRFGGTGLGLSISRHLVEAMGGAMEVQSTPGRGSRFHFVLPLRPTSRVVIEPRQDQYSPSTDEPAAPLDRPVDILLADDSKDNRLLIQAFLKSSRYRLTLAEDGAQALTLMKARPFDLVLMDIQMPMMDGVTATKEFRAWEALNRSTSTPIIALTAHAMKEDAERSIAAGCDRHLTKPISKKQLLNALDHHVASQY, via the coding sequence ATGCCGCATCGTCCTTTCAAACCGCTTTGGCGCAGCCTCACCTTTCGCATCGTGCTCATCGTCATGCTGTTCGCAGCATCACTGGCGGCCGCCCTGCATATCTCCCTGCAAAACAGCCTCGCCTGGTACCTGCAGAGCAACATCGCCCAGGATCTGAAACGTTTGGCCGATGACGCCCACCTGATCAGCGATGCCGGGCTGGAGGAGTTGTTGCGCGGCGGCGGCAGCGACAACCCCATCAAAGCCCGCATCGCCCGCGCCAAAACCGCCGGGCAGATCGATAATTTCATGCGTCAACGCAGCCTCATGTGGCTGCTGTATGCCGAAGATAAACTGTTTTTCCGCTCCCCGGATCTTGCGCCGCAACAGATCCCCAGCAGCTGGCGCAGCGTGCAATTGGAAGAGCCCATTCCCATCTCGTTTGCCCAGCGCCAGCTCTTCCTCTACCGCTTCACCTTCGACCCCTGGAATTGGGAGATCATCCTGATCAAGGATCGCAACGAATATGACGCGCTGCTCAGCCATCTGGATCACACCAAGCGCATCATCGCCCTGCTTCTGCTGCTCTCGACGCTGCTTCTGTTCGTGGTGCTGCAGCGGGTTATTCGCAAGCCGGTCAACGCCATCATTCATGATCTCAACCGCGGACGTCGTCCCGACTATGTTGGCATTTATGAATTTCAGTTCCTAGCCGAGCATATAAGCGGCATCATACGGAATTTGCAGGATAAAACATTCGAGGCGGAAAGCGCAAACCAAGCCAAAAGCGCATTCCTGGCCAAAATGAGCCATGAGATCCGCACCCCTCTCAACGCCATCCTCGGCATGGGCGAGTTGCTGGCGGACTCTCCCCTCAACGAGGAACAACGCCGACATCTGACTGTGCTCAACAACGCCAGCGACGGCCTGATGGCGCTGATTAACGACCTGCTGGATCTCTCCAAAATTGAGGCCGGACAGCTCACCCTGGCGGAAGAACCGTTTGAACTCCCTCCCCTCCTGACCAGCGTCCTGAGCCTGTTTGAAACCAGTTGTCAGGAAAAAGGCCTGCTGCTGGACATCAGCATCAACCCGACCACGCCGCAGTGGGTTGTGGGAGACGCCCAACGCCTGCGCCAAGTGCTGCTCAATCTGCTGGGCAATGCCGTGAAGTTCACCACCAAAGGCTACGTGCGCTTGAAAGTGGCGCCTTGGGAGGAGAGCCAGATCTTCTTTGAGGTCAGTGATAGCGGGATAGGCATTACTGAACAGGAACTTACACGCATATTCCTGCCCTTCCGCCAAGCCGACGACTCCATTACGCGCCGGTTTGGCGGCACGGGTCTGGGACTCTCCATCAGCCGCCACCTGGTGGAAGCCATGGGCGGCGCCATGGAGGTGCAGAGTACGCCTGGGCGCGGCAGCCGATTTCACTTTGTCCTGCCTCTACGGCCAACCTCGCGCGTGGTGATTGAACCGCGTCAAGATCAATACTCACCCTCGACGGATGAGCCCGCCGCCCCCCTTGACCGTCCTGTCGACATTCTTCTGGCCGATGACTCAAAAGATAACAGGCTGCTGATTCAAGCGTTTCTGAAATCATCACGATACCGTCTAACACTGGCGGAGGATGGCGCCCAAGCGCTCACCTTGATGAAAGCGCGTCCGTTTGATCTGGTGTTGATGGATATCCAGATGCCCATGATGGACGGCGTCACCGCAACCAAGGAGTTCCGCGCCTGGGAAGCGCTTAACCGCTCGACATCAACGCCCATCATCGCACTCACCGCCCACGCGATGAAAGAGGATGCCGAACGCTCTATAGCCGCTGGCTGTGACCGTCATCTAACCAAACCCATCAGTAAAAAACAGCTTCTCAACGCTCTGGATCACCATGTGGCAAGCCAATATTAA
- a CDS encoding amino acid ABC transporter substrate-binding protein — MGAEHSNREAATGIGRALARLLTALALLVSLFAAPSAQADANPITIGVTLGLSGKFAPMAAMSANGYRLWEAHVNAQGGLLGRPVKLIIYDDHSDKQRAIALYEKLINADRVDLLFGPYSSSVTAAVAPLAERHGYPMLAAGAAADTLWRQGYKHLFGLFIPASRYAVGFLEMIALNGIQHIALVGADDPFSQSILDGARDWGRKFGLHVTIEESFHKGEHHLTPLAERLAKAAPEAVIMCGHFDEAVDLRRALAAVKFSPRAYFATVGPAMESFRERLGAKLAEGVFSSSQWEVGARYTPNDEEIFLHPFIERFGVTPSYQAADAFAAAQILAYAIRKTGSIERPALRDQLAKMNAVSIIGHYGVDRNGMQIKHFSLTTQWIQGRKQIVWPEQLASAPPQFDSLSPLQ; from the coding sequence ATGGGTGCGGAACATTCGAACCGAGAAGCAGCCACGGGAATAGGGCGCGCCCTGGCGCGCCTGCTGACCGCTCTGGCGTTGCTGGTCAGTCTGTTTGCCGCGCCGTCCGCCCAAGCCGACGCCAACCCCATTACCATCGGCGTCACCCTGGGGTTGAGCGGCAAGTTCGCCCCCATGGCCGCCATGTCGGCAAATGGCTACCGCTTGTGGGAGGCTCACGTCAACGCCCAGGGCGGTCTGCTGGGACGCCCGGTCAAGCTCATCATCTATGATGATCACAGTGACAAACAGCGCGCCATCGCTCTGTATGAGAAATTGATCAACGCCGATCGGGTCGATCTGCTGTTTGGCCCCTACTCCAGCAGCGTCACCGCCGCCGTGGCGCCGCTGGCCGAACGCCATGGCTACCCCATGCTGGCCGCTGGCGCCGCCGCTGACACGCTTTGGCGCCAAGGCTACAAACATCTGTTCGGTCTGTTTATTCCCGCCAGCCGCTACGCCGTCGGCTTTCTGGAGATGATCGCATTAAACGGAATTCAGCATATCGCCCTCGTTGGCGCAGATGACCCCTTCTCTCAATCCATCCTGGACGGCGCCCGCGATTGGGGCCGTAAATTTGGTCTGCACGTGACGATTGAGGAGAGTTTTCACAAAGGCGAACACCATCTCACACCACTGGCGGAACGCCTGGCCAAAGCCGCCCCAGAGGCGGTGATCATGTGTGGCCACTTTGATGAAGCGGTGGACCTGCGCCGCGCCCTGGCCGCCGTCAAGTTCTCTCCACGCGCCTATTTCGCCACCGTGGGGCCCGCCATGGAGAGCTTCCGCGAACGCCTGGGCGCGAAACTGGCCGAGGGCGTATTCTCATCCTCCCAATGGGAGGTTGGCGCACGCTACACGCCAAATGATGAGGAGATTTTCCTGCATCCGTTTATTGAACGCTTTGGCGTTACGCCCTCCTATCAAGCTGCTGACGCCTTTGCCGCTGCACAAATTCTCGCCTATGCAATCCGCAAAACCGGCTCGATTGAGCGCCCGGCGCTGCGCGATCAACTGGCGAAAATGAATGCTGTGAGCATCATCGGTCACTACGGAGTTGACAGAAACGGCATGCAGATTAAACATTTCTCGCTCACAACCCAGTGGATTCAAGGACGCAAACAGATCGTCTGGCCGGAACAACTGGCCAGTGCGCCGCCACAATTCGACTCTTTGAGTCCATTACAGTAG
- a CDS encoding PDC sensor domain-containing protein: MDSSLKEAILRQREMLTGLLIKPMRNLAKTCAGLMNDRAAMEALLQRMLPAIDYCQHLFVLDANGVQFTDNITHEGHDARHYGRDRSQRPYMQDIIATDFKLSDAYISRYNKRPSLTAMQVIRDENFNVIGFLGADYDLRDLPATQGVYQEPAAWRQIKGDPAIRSGIFLQERVQSQMDAHMDDVLALMVSLICGYGVFHGKLHFSSSRASIWLVNDPFRYRILSIDELQDPDILLTLPPQKYIDQAIVPIGDIEPIFEMLRQLRFADETIYLRAGSLNICNGMVSLNFSCDGSHYIRYDEFLGKGLDFWFGAAASNDAKCAPCG, encoded by the coding sequence GTGGATAGCAGTTTGAAAGAGGCGATCCTCCGTCAACGGGAGATGCTCACGGGCCTGTTGATCAAACCCATGCGCAATCTGGCCAAAACCTGCGCCGGATTGATGAACGACCGCGCCGCCATGGAGGCGCTGCTGCAACGCATGTTGCCGGCCATCGACTACTGCCAACATCTGTTTGTACTCGACGCCAATGGCGTTCAGTTCACCGACAACATCACCCATGAGGGCCATGATGCGCGCCACTATGGCCGCGACCGCTCACAACGGCCCTACATGCAGGACATCATCGCCACCGATTTCAAACTCTCCGACGCCTATATCAGCCGCTACAACAAGCGCCCGTCGCTCACCGCCATGCAGGTGATCCGCGATGAGAACTTCAACGTCATCGGCTTTCTGGGCGCCGACTACGACCTGCGCGATCTGCCCGCCACCCAAGGGGTCTACCAGGAGCCCGCCGCCTGGCGGCAGATCAAGGGCGACCCGGCCATTCGCAGCGGCATCTTTCTACAAGAGCGGGTGCAGAGTCAGATGGACGCCCACATGGATGACGTGCTGGCGCTGATGGTCTCTCTCATCTGCGGTTATGGGGTGTTCCACGGCAAGCTGCACTTCTCCAGCAGCCGCGCCTCCATCTGGCTGGTCAACGATCCCTTCCGCTACCGCATTCTGAGCATCGACGAGTTGCAGGATCCTGATATTCTGCTCACCCTTCCGCCGCAAAAGTACATCGACCAGGCCATTGTTCCCATTGGCGACATCGAGCCGATCTTTGAGATGTTGCGACAGCTGCGATTCGCCGATGAAACCATCTATCTGCGCGCCGGTTCGCTCAATATCTGCAACGGTATGGTGTCGCTGAACTTCTCCTGCGACGGATCCCACTACATCCGTTACGATGAATTTTTGGGCAAAGGGTTGGATTTCTGGTTTGGCGCCGCCGCCAGCAACGACGCCAAATGCGCGCCCTGTGGGTGA
- a CDS encoding VOC family protein translates to MRFLHTMVRVADLEASLRFYRDLLGLQETRRSVHEKGRFTLVYLAAPEDIERLGDAAAPQVELTYNWDPEEYSGGRNFGHMAFAVRDIYALCAALQDAGVTINRPPRDGHMAFVRSPDGVSIELLQQGEALEPCEPWVSMDNTGSW, encoded by the coding sequence ATGCGATTTCTCCACACCATGGTCCGGGTCGCCGATCTGGAGGCCTCGCTCCGTTTCTATCGCGATCTTCTGGGTCTGCAGGAGACCCGCCGCAGCGTCCACGAAAAAGGGCGCTTCACCCTGGTCTATCTGGCCGCGCCCGAGGATATCGAACGTCTCGGCGACGCCGCCGCGCCGCAGGTGGAGTTGACCTACAACTGGGACCCTGAAGAGTACTCGGGCGGACGCAACTTCGGCCATATGGCGTTTGCCGTGCGCGATATCTACGCCCTGTGCGCCGCGCTGCAGGATGCGGGCGTGACCATCAACCGCCCGCCCCGCGATGGCCACATGGCCTTTGTGCGCTCGCCCGATGGCGTCTCCATCGAGCTGCTGCAACAGGGCGAAGCGCTGGAACCGTGCGAGCCCTGGGTCAGCATGGACAACACCGGCTCCTGGTGA
- a CDS encoding PAS domain-containing hybrid sensor histidine kinase/response regulator: MTEDSAQWSDDALAQGLAQAGVGVWQWREADDALVCNATAARLLGVTDGREGRATLRGYLGAVHEEDRLLAEFAWQACLEGAGPLHVTHRVSGVAARWVTMRGGLCGELQEGRRRLSGIVRDDTTRMRDQEDLAAVKSRAEKLLAIADTVILSLDRQGRVTLLNNVGCDLLGVSPQQAHGMAWFDAAPASGGHRDRARAEFDAAMAQLGDERRRYEMSLRAADGELRRIRWGQAVLRDEVHGVEGVLLSGEDITEMRRAQRALERVTEQAVQANRAKSEFLSAMSHELRTPLNAILGFVQLLGREAQETLSQRQHDHLAYIEKSGRHLLALITDVLDLARIEAGQVSLSPRTVALPEIVRECIDLLAQMARKRGVAVTLAPLQGVAGSAYVDPLRFKQIVLNLISNAIKYNREGGVVLVELLQATAEDPARVVVSDTGLGLTEDQLSRVFEPFQRLGAERSAVEGVGIGLALSRQFAQLMGGDLQVMGTPGVGAVFWLDAPSLAGAGAAPLRETGEAQAEQETPQLPSTPFEALYVEDAPVNARLMEAWFKRIPQATLRVVSDGRSGLREAALKRPDLVLLDLGLPDMDGFQVLEYMRETTALTDMPVIAVSADATEATRAQAQASSFFGFLTKPLDFAELETLIARALIQSGAANR, translated from the coding sequence GTGACGGAAGATTCAGCCCAGTGGAGCGACGATGCGTTGGCGCAAGGTTTGGCGCAGGCGGGCGTGGGGGTGTGGCAGTGGCGCGAGGCGGATGACGCGCTGGTGTGCAACGCCACGGCGGCCCGACTCCTGGGGGTGACGGATGGGCGCGAGGGGCGAGCCACGCTGAGGGGCTATCTGGGCGCTGTGCATGAAGAGGATCGCTTGCTGGCGGAGTTCGCCTGGCAGGCGTGTCTGGAGGGCGCGGGACCACTCCATGTGACCCACCGCGTGAGCGGCGTAGCGGCGCGTTGGGTCACCATGCGCGGTGGTCTGTGCGGCGAGCTCCAGGAGGGGCGGCGGCGCCTCAGCGGCATTGTGCGCGATGACACCACACGCATGCGCGACCAGGAGGATTTGGCGGCGGTCAAATCCCGCGCCGAGAAGCTGCTGGCCATTGCCGATACGGTGATCTTGTCGCTGGACCGGCAGGGGCGGGTGACGCTGCTGAATAATGTGGGCTGCGATCTGCTGGGGGTGTCGCCGCAGCAGGCCCATGGCATGGCGTGGTTTGACGCCGCGCCCGCCAGTGGAGGGCATCGTGACCGCGCGCGCGCGGAGTTCGACGCCGCCATGGCGCAGTTGGGCGATGAGAGGCGTCGCTATGAGATGAGCCTGCGTGCGGCGGATGGCGAATTGCGCCGCATTCGCTGGGGGCAGGCGGTGCTGCGTGATGAGGTCCATGGGGTGGAAGGGGTGCTGCTCAGCGGCGAGGACATCACCGAGATGCGCCGCGCCCAACGGGCGTTGGAGCGGGTCACCGAACAGGCGGTGCAAGCCAACCGCGCCAAGTCGGAGTTCCTCTCGGCCATGAGCCATGAGTTGCGCACGCCGCTCAACGCCATATTGGGGTTTGTGCAACTGCTCGGGCGCGAGGCGCAGGAGACGCTGTCACAACGCCAGCATGACCACTTGGCCTACATCGAGAAATCGGGCCGCCACCTGTTGGCGCTGATCACCGACGTATTGGATTTGGCGCGTATCGAAGCTGGCCAGGTGAGCCTGAGTCCGCGCACTGTGGCGTTGCCGGAGATCGTGCGCGAGTGCATCGACCTGCTGGCGCAGATGGCGCGCAAGCGGGGCGTTGCGGTGACCCTGGCGCCTCTGCAGGGGGTGGCGGGTTCAGCCTATGTGGATCCATTGCGCTTCAAGCAGATTGTGCTCAATCTGATCTCCAACGCCATCAAGTACAACCGCGAAGGCGGCGTGGTGCTGGTGGAGCTGTTGCAGGCGACGGCGGAGGATCCGGCCCGGGTGGTGGTGAGCGATACCGGTCTGGGGCTGACGGAGGATCAACTGAGTCGGGTGTTTGAGCCGTTCCAGCGCCTGGGCGCCGAGCGCAGCGCAGTGGAGGGGGTGGGCATCGGCTTGGCGTTGAGTCGGCAGTTCGCGCAGTTGATGGGCGGCGACTTGCAGGTGATGGGGACCCCAGGCGTGGGCGCGGTATTTTGGTTGGACGCGCCGTCGTTGGCCGGGGCGGGGGCCGCGCCGCTGCGAGAAACCGGCGAAGCGCAGGCCGAGCAGGAGACGCCGCAGTTGCCCTCCACGCCATTCGAGGCGCTCTATGTGGAGGATGCCCCGGTCAATGCCCGCTTGATGGAGGCGTGGTTCAAGCGCATTCCCCAAGCCACGCTGCGGGTGGTTTCCGATGGCCGCAGCGGTCTGCGCGAGGCGGCGCTTAAGCGGCCCGATCTGGTGTTGCTGGATCTGGGGTTGCCGGATATGGATGGATTCCAGGTGTTGGAGTATATGCGCGAGACCACCGCATTGACCGATATGCCGGTCATCGCGGTGAGCGCCGACGCCACCGAGGCGACGCGCGCCCAGGCGCAAGCGAGCAGCTTTTTTGGCTTTTTGACCAAGCCATTGGATTTCGCTGAACTGGAGACGCTGATTGCGCGCGCCTTGATCCAGAGTGGCGCGGCGAATCGTTAG